A region from the Coffea eugenioides isolate CCC68of chromosome 9, Ceug_1.0, whole genome shotgun sequence genome encodes:
- the LOC113782404 gene encoding uncharacterized protein K02A2.6-like, translating to MPAPKLLLALSVSGCRSSGPEMPSLPVDGGRTPDHISGRAIQKFFWKNIVCRFGIPHVLISDNGRQFAENPFRSWCAELGISQHFTSVGHPQANGQVENANRTILQGLKTRLELAQSNWLDELPSVLWAYRTTPRTATHETPFSLTYGAETVVPAEIGLPSPWTQNFVASANEEELRCNLDLLEAKREEAAIRMAKYKSQLARYYRRKGEE from the exons ATGCCTGCTCCTAAGCTACTACTGGCCCTCAGTGTTTCGGGATGCCGCAGCTCTGGTCCAGAAATGCCGAGTCTGCCAG TGGATGGAGGCCGAACCCCTGACCACATCTCCGGAAGGGCGATTCAGAAGTTCTTCTGGAAGAACATAGTCTGCCGTTTCGGGATCCCGCATGTCTTGATATCCGACAACGGGCGACAGTTTGCTGAAAATCCCTTCAGGAGCTGGTGCGCCGAGCTCGGGATTAGCCAACACTTCACCTCGGTCGGACATCCCCAGGCCAACGGTCAGGTAGAGAATGCTAATCGAACCATTCTGCAAGGGCTTAAGACTAGGTTGGAACTAGCCCAGTCTAACTGGCTGGATGAACTCCCTAGCGTCCTCTGGGCTTACCGCACTACGCCAAGGACAGCCACTCATGAGACCCCGTTCTCCTTGACTTACGGGGCGGAGACGGTGGTGCCCGCAGAGATCGGTCTCCCTTCGCCTTGGACACAGAATTTTGTCGCGTCAGCTAACGAAGAGGAGCTGAGGTGCAACTTGGACCTGCTAGAGGCCAAGCGTGAGGAAGCGGCAATACGGATGGCTAAGTACAAGAGCCAGCTCGCTCGCTATTATAGACGCAAGGGTGAGGAATAA